TATTGCCGAGCAAACCAACCTTCTTGCCTTAAATGCTGCTATTGAAGCAGCACGTGCTGGAGAGAATGGGAAAGGGTTTGCAGTGGTTGCAGCAGAAGTGAGGGATTTAGCTGAAAAGTTTAAAGAATCCGCGAATGAAATTAACCATTTAGTCAAATCTATTCAACAAGATACTCAAGACACAGTTCATGTCATGCAAAAAGGAGAACAAAAGGCAGCAGAAGGAAAGGAAGCAGCCCACCAAGCGGATCAAACATTCTCATCTATTATGAGAGATATTGACAAAATCACAAGTCAAATTCAAGAAGTCTCTGCAGCAACAGAAGAGATGTATGCCGGTACAGAAGAAGTAAATGCGTCTCTTTCACTAGTATCTGATACTTCAACACAAGTAGAAAGAGAAACAATTCAAACAGTACAATCAATTCAATCACAAGCAGTTTCAATTCAAGAAATTTCAAATCAATCCAACAAGATGAAAGAAAAGGTGAATGCACTAACAGAATTGCTTTCTAAATTTATTATTGAAGAGCAAAAAAACGAGAAATAAAATATATTATATATAAAAAAGTACAGGTCCTTAATTAAAGACTTGTACTTTTTTATTATGAATAACTGTAAGTTGTGAAATAAATTTCTATTTTGTAAACAATTGTGAACAGAATTTTAATTTTTTGTGTTGTTTATTTTTTCTGAATAATACATATTGACAAAATAATGGTAGCAATATAGAATTGATTTTGTTCACTGGTGAACATTATGTGGTTTTTTGTTTAGTATTATTTTTATTCACCATTTCTAACATCAAGATATTCTATCTCTTTTTTTATGTAGTTTGAAATATTATTGGTTACTTAAAATCAATAAAACGGTTTATATTGATAAAATTATTTAAAGGGATGATTGTATGACGAATGCTATAGCGGTAAGAAATGTACGAAAGTTTAGTTCTCAACCCTTATCTACTAATTGTGCTGAAATATTAAAACGTAGTAAGCATGCAATAATAGGTATTAGTCCGTTTAATAGTAGATTTTCTGATGAATATATTAATAGACTTATTGAATGGGCATTACATACTTTTGATGATGTTAGTGTTTTATTAGCTGGAAAAGAAGCTGCAAATTTACTTGAGGCTTTAGGAACACCAAAAGGTAAAGCGGAAAGAAAGGTTAGGAAAGAAGTATCTCGTAATAGAAGATCAGCTGAAAAGGCACTTAAAGAGCATGGTGGTAATGTAAATGCTATCCATACTTTTTCTGATTTTAATGACAACAATGCATATAACTGCATGAGAGCAGAAGCAGAACATACCTTTTTAAGTGAAACTCATTTCCGAAATGCTTGTTTAGAAATGTCATATGCAGCTATTTTAGGTAGGGCAAGGGGTACCAATATAGATATTGATCAAATATCAAATGATATGCTAAATATTGCAGTAGAATATGTAATTGCAGAACTTCCATTTTTCATTGGTGGAGCTGAAATTTTAGGGGCTCAAGAAACTGTACTTATTTATCATAAACCATGGGAACTTGGTGAACAGATAGTTAGAAATGATTTTTCTATCAAGATGAAACCAAATCAAGGATATTTAATGGTTCAAGAAATGGAAGATTTATCTTAGCAAATAGTAAGTATCCAATACAAGGGGGAAGTAATATGTCAAATACTATGCAAACGGTAAATATATTAACAGAGGAATTTCAAGAAAATCCATATAAGTATTTTTCATACCTACGTCAGAATGACCCAGTACATTATGAACCTGAGATTGATAGTTATTTTATTAGTAGATATCAAGATGTCCGTAATATATTGAATGATACTGAAACATTTACAACAAAATCATTAGCTGAACGTGCTGAACCAGTAATGCGTGGACCAGTATTAGCACAAATGCGTGGAAAAGAGCATGTAGCGAAAAGAAAAATTGTTTTAAGAAGTTTTATGGGAGATGCTTTACAAAAATTAATGCCTTTAATTAAAAAGAATGCAGAAGATTTACTATTTCCACACCTTCCAAATGGAAAGATAGATTTAATTAATGATTTTGGCAGAACATTTGCTGTTTATGTAACAATGGATATGATTGGATTAGATAAGAAAGATCATAAGAAGATAGGAGAATGGCATAGCGGTGTAGCTGATTTTATTACTAGTATAAATCAACCACCAGAGGCAAAAAAACATTCTCTTTGGTGCAGTGACCAGTTAGCTAATTATTTAGAACCAATTATTAAAGAACGACGATTAAACCCACAGGAAGATTTAATTTCTAAATTATGCAGTGCTAAATATGAAGGAATAGCTATGACTGATACTGATATTCTAGCATTGATTTTAAATATATTATTAGCTGCAACAGAACCTGGTGATAAGACTCTTGCTTTATTAATTTATAATTTAATTAACCAACCGAAACAACTGCAAGATGTATTAAATGATCGTTCATTAGTACCATTAGCTATTGCAGAAACTTTACGTTACAATCCACCAGTGCAATTGATTCCCCGCCAATTGTCAAAAAATACTGAAATAAATGGTATTCAATTATCCAAAGGAACGACGGTATTTTGTATGATTGGTGCCGCGAACCGTGACCCTAACGCATTTGAAAGACCTGATGAATTCAACATTTATCGTCAGGATCTTGATATTAAAAAGGCATTTAGTGGTGCTGCAAGACATCTTGCATTCGGATCAGGTATCCATAATTGCGTAGGAGCAGCGTTTGCAAAATCAGAAATTGAAATAGTTGTAAATGTAGTCTTAGATAATATGAAAAACATTAAATTAGAAGAAGATTTTCAATATGTTGAAAAAGGGCTTTATACACGTGGACCTATTTCCATGCCTATTCTTTTTGATAAGTTAGTTTAAAAAAACATGGCTATTTTAGTTATTAATATAATTCAATTTTTGCTAAGGGGCTAAAACCCCTTAGTTTTTCTATTTTTATGAGAAGGTCAACATATATACCTTCTAAGCTGATATAACAAAAAAATAAATACATTGTTTCCATGCTTCTAAAAATTTTGTTACAACTTGTAACTCGGAATCATTAAATCGTTGGAATAACTCACTGTAACGCTCATGTGCAATTTTGTGTAACTTTTTATGAACAATGGCTAACTGTATTCCCTTATCAGTTAAAGTATAAAAGATTTCCTTCTTATTATCTGTATTTTGATGCGTCAATAAAATTTTATTATCAATAAGAACGCGAATAGCTTTAGAGATGGTTGCTTTAGAAATATTAAGTTCCATAGATAGTAGAGTGTTATTCATTTGTTGTTTAC
This DNA window, taken from Bacillus paramycoides, encodes the following:
- a CDS encoding MarR family transcriptional regulator, whose translation is MTNFVHEQTLKAIEDFVITREKKKYASQEMIKELVSEYENINKNWTLTQLHIVSVIHESKQQMNNTLLSMELNISKATISKAIRVLIDNKILLTHQNTDNKKEIFYTLTDKGIQLAIVHKKLHKIAHERYSELFQRFNDSELQVVTKFLEAWKQCIYFFVISA
- a CDS encoding cytochrome P450, cyclodipeptide synthase-associated, which gives rise to MSNTMQTVNILTEEFQENPYKYFSYLRQNDPVHYEPEIDSYFISRYQDVRNILNDTETFTTKSLAERAEPVMRGPVLAQMRGKEHVAKRKIVLRSFMGDALQKLMPLIKKNAEDLLFPHLPNGKIDLINDFGRTFAVYVTMDMIGLDKKDHKKIGEWHSGVADFITSINQPPEAKKHSLWCSDQLANYLEPIIKERRLNPQEDLISKLCSAKYEGIAMTDTDILALILNILLAATEPGDKTLALLIYNLINQPKQLQDVLNDRSLVPLAIAETLRYNPPVQLIPRQLSKNTEINGIQLSKGTTVFCMIGAANRDPNAFERPDEFNIYRQDLDIKKAFSGAARHLAFGSGIHNCVGAAFAKSEIEIVVNVVLDNMKNIKLEEDFQYVEKGLYTRGPISMPILFDKLV
- a CDS encoding tRNA-dependent cyclodipeptide synthase, which codes for MTNAIAVRNVRKFSSQPLSTNCAEILKRSKHAIIGISPFNSRFSDEYINRLIEWALHTFDDVSVLLAGKEAANLLEALGTPKGKAERKVRKEVSRNRRSAEKALKEHGGNVNAIHTFSDFNDNNAYNCMRAEAEHTFLSETHFRNACLEMSYAAILGRARGTNIDIDQISNDMLNIAVEYVIAELPFFIGGAEILGAQETVLIYHKPWELGEQIVRNDFSIKMKPNQGYLMVQEMEDLS